From the genome of Triticum aestivum cultivar Chinese Spring chromosome 3B, IWGSC CS RefSeq v2.1, whole genome shotgun sequence, one region includes:
- the LOC123066553 gene encoding expansin-B7: MAATSSASYAVAVALLCLLAAYGCCGCPGPTPAPAIPSPVPVMPPPAPVTPSPVPVTPPPAPATPSPGSGSGSTNGSSDGWLDARATWYGAPDGAGPDDNGGACGFKNVNLPPFNAMTSCGNEPLFKDGKGCGSCYQIRCVAHAHPACSGVPETVIITDMNYYPVARYHFDLSGTAFGAMAKDGRNDELRHAGIIDMQFKRVPCQYPGLSVTFHVEKGSNPNYLAILVEYGNGDGDVAQVDLMDGGETTGAWRPMRHSWGSIWRLDTRRPLRGPFSLRVTNGSGRSLVADQVIPASWQADAAYSSDVQFDD; this comes from the exons ATGGCAGCGACCTCCTCCGCCTCCTACGCCGTCGCGGTCGCTCTCCTCTGCCTGCTCGCCGCCTATGGCTGCTGCGGCTGCCCTGGACCCACACCTGCCCCCGCTATCCCCAGCCCCGTCCCCGTTATGCCTCCACCTGCCCCCGTTACCCCCAGCCCCGTCCCCGTTACACCTCCACCTGCGCCCGCTACCCCCAGCCCAGGCTCCGGCTCCGGCAGCACCAACGGCTCCTCCGACGGCTGGCTGGACGCGAGGGCCACCTGGTACGGCGCCCCCGATGGCGCCGGGCCGGACGACAACGGTGGCGCGTGCGGGTTCAAGAACGTGAACCTGCCTCCGTTCAACGCCATGACGTCGTGCGGCAACGAGCCGCTCTTCAAGGACGGCAAGGGATGCGGCTCCTGCTACCAG ATAAGGTGCGTGGCTCACGCTCATCCGGCGTGCTCCGGCGTCCCAGAGACGGTGATCATCACGGACATGAACTACTACCCGGTCGCCCGCTACCACTTCGACCTCAGCGGCACTGCGTTCGGCGCCATGGCCAAGGACGGCCGCAACGACGAGCTCCGCCACGCCGGCATCATCGACATGCAGTTCAAGAGGGTGCCATGCCAGTACCCGGGGCTGTCGGTGACGTTCCACGTGGAGAAGGGGTCGAACCCCAACTACCTGGCGATCCTGGTGGAGTACGGGAACGGCGACGGCGACGTGGCGCAGGTGGacctcatggacggcggcgagacgaCGGGGGCCTGGAGGCCGATGAGGCACTCGTGGGGCTCCATCTGGCGCCTGGACACGCGCCGCCCGCTGCGGGGGCCCTTCTCGTTGCGGGTCACCAACGGGTCCGGCAGGTCGCTCGTCGCCGACCAGGTCATCCCCGCGAGTTGGCAGGCCGACGCCGCGTACAGCTCCGACGTCCAGTTCGATGATTGA